The proteins below are encoded in one region of Ostrea edulis chromosome 3, xbOstEdul1.1, whole genome shotgun sequence:
- the LOC125673336 gene encoding multimerin-2-like, with product MPSPVFFVILYAISGITAADKKSPRPSLKTFRDDYATVVKTCEAVGYVRDKCKNPRGKTTRGNAIVAFNAKVSSAQSVSGGSRVMFRSVDLNIGGGYNAAKGVFTAPKSGVYVFEWTIMTQESKPAYTALNVNGKRNASNHCHNNSHGICMLCTKMSIVRMKAGQRAWIYSWTQTAYLYGGHCSFAGFML from the exons ATGCCCTCGCCAGTCTTTTTTGTGATTCTGTATGCCATTTCCGGCATCACTGCTGCTGATAAAAAGTCACCACGGCCCAGTCTGAAAACATTCAGAGATGATTATGCCACTGTTGTTAAAACATGCGAGGCTGTTGGTTATGTGAGAGACAAATGCAAAAACCCCAGAGGTAAAACCACCAGAG GAAACGCCATTGTAGCATTCAATGCCAAAGTCAGTTCTGCACAATCTGTTAGTGGTGGTAGCAGGGTCATGTTCCGTTCTGTAGATCTTAACATAGGAGGTGGCTACAACGCCGCAAAGGGGGTCTTCACTGCACCTAAATCTGGGGTCTATGTCTTTGAGTGGACAATAATGACACAAGAAAGTAAACCCGCTTACACCGCTCTGAATGTGAACGGCAAACGGAATGCGTCGAACCATTGTCATAATAACAGTCATGGAATTTGCATGTTATGCACTAAAATGTCCATTGTAAGAATGAAAGCAGGTCAAAGAGCCTGGATTTACAGTTGGACTCAAACCGCCTATCTTTACGGTGGCCATTGTTCATTTGCTGGTTTCATGTTATAA